From one Rosa rugosa chromosome 4, drRosRugo1.1, whole genome shotgun sequence genomic stretch:
- the LOC133706891 gene encoding tropinone reductase homolog At2g29290-like encodes MAQPNNPTSNDSRDRRWSLEGMTALVTGGTKGIGYAIVEELARLGAKVHTCSRNEVQLNERLSQWKAKGFNQVTGSVCDLVSKPQREELMKKVSSLFNGKLNILVNNVGTNIAKPTTDITAEDYSFLMGTNLDSYYNMCQLAHPLLKTSGAGNIVLISSVAGVVTVGGIGSVYAATKGAINQLARYLACEWGKDNIRINSVAPWFIRTPFAEDILSNQTMLEAINSRTPLQRPGEPEEVSSLVAFLCLPAASYITGQTICIDGGMTVNGISLRIQD; translated from the exons ATGGCTCAACCAAATAATCCTACTAGCAATGACAGCAGAGATAGAAGATGGTCTCTTGAGGGAATGACTGCTCTTGTCACTGGGGGAACCAAAGGCATTGG ATATGCTATTGTGGAGGAATTGGCAAGGCTAGGTGCAAAGGTCCATACTTGTTCCCGGAATGAAGTCCAACTCAATGAGCGGTTGAGTCAATGGAAGGCCAAGGGTTTTAATCAAGTCACTGGTTCTGTCTGTGATTTGGTCTCAAAGCCCCAACGAGAGGAGCTCATGAAGAAGGTCTCATCACTGTTCAATGGGAAACTAAACATCCTT GTAAACAATGTGGGAACCAATATAGCAAAGCCAACAACTGATATTACAGCTGAAGATTACTCATTTCTTATGGGAACCAATCTTGACTCTTATTACAATATGTGCCAACTTGCACATCCTCTCCTCAAAACATCAGGAGCTGGTAACATTGTTCTTATATCTTCTGTTGCTGGTGTGGTAACAGTTGGGGGGATTGGAAGTGTCTATGCTGCCACTAAAG GAGCAATTAACCAATTGGCAAGATACTTGGCGTGCGAGTGGGGAAAAGACAATATTAGAATCAACAGCGTTGCACCTTGGTTCATACGAACTCCCTTCGCCGAAGAT ATTCTCAGTAACCAAACGATGCTTGAGGCTATTAACTCTCGAACACCTTTACAACGCCCTGGCGAGCCGGAAGAGGTTTCTTCCTTGGTGGCGTTTCTGTGCTTGCCTGCTGCCTCATACATAACTGGGCAGACTATTTGCATTGACGGAGGGATGACTGTTAATGGCATAAGCTTACGCATTCAAGACTAG